A window of Thermus filiformis genomic DNA:
CATGGCCAGGGTGACCAGGAGGAAGGTCCGGCCCCCCGGCCACCCGCCCGCTGCCATCAGCATCCCCGCGTAGGCGAAGGGGAGGGCGAAGAGGGTGTGCTCAAAACGGACGAGATCCAGGTAAACCCGGAGCCTCATCCCCTGCGCACCTCCAGGATGCGGTTCTTCTCGTCCACCAGGACCACGGTGGGCCGGAGGCCTCGAGCCTCCTCCTCGTCAAACACCCCGTAGGCCACCAGGATCACCAGGTCCTTGGGCTTCACCAGGTGGGCGGCGGCCCCGTTGATCTGGACTACCCCCGAGCCCCGGGGGCCTGGGAGAGCGTAGGTGGTGAGCCGGGCCCCGTTGGTGATGTCGTAGATGTCCACCTGCTCGTAGGGGAGGATGCCCGCCGCGTCCAAAAGGTCCTGGTCCACGGTCACCGAGCCCACGTAGTGGAGGTCGGCCTGGGTCACGGTGGCCCGGTGGATCTTGGCGTGGAACATCACTCTCTTCACAAGGTCTAAGTCTACCCCTCTCCCAGGCCCTCGGGTAGGGTCCCCTCCACGAACAGGGTCTTGGCCTGGGTGTAGAGCACCTGGCCCGGGGCCGCCTTCCTGGGCCGCCAGACGTGCTTCTTGCGGGTGTAGTCCACGGGCACCTGCCGCTCCCCCCGCGCCTTGGAGTAGTAGGCGGCGAGCCGGGCGGCGAAGAGGAGGTCCTCCAGGGGAGGGTTCTTCCCCTCCGTCCGCAGGATCACGTGGCTTCCCGGAACCCCCTGGGCGTGGAACCAGAGGTCCTCCGAGTGGGCCATGCGGGTGAGGAGGTCGTTCTCCTTGGCGTTCCGGCCCACCCAGACGGAAAGCCCCGAGGGGGAGGTGTAGCGGAGGCCCAGGGGCTTTTCCTCCTTCTTCCGCTCCCGCCTTAGGAGCTCCTCCAGGGGGGCCTGGCGCACCCGCTCCATCTCCCGCTCCAGCTCGCTTAGGGCCTCCTCCGTCCGGGGGATGAGGTCCAGGGCCCGCTCGGCCAGGGCCTCGAGCCGCTTGGCCCTCTCGTACAGCTTCTGGGCGTTCTCCGCTGGGCTCAGCCCCGCCTCCAGCTCTAGGCGGAGGGGGTTCCCCCCGAAGTCCTCCAGAACCACCTCCTTCGCCCCCCGGGGCACCCGGTGCAGGTGGGCCATCAGGACGTCCGCCTTTCGCCTCAGCTCCTCCGCCTCCTCCAGGCGCTCCAGGGCCCGGCGGTAGTCGGAAAGCCGGGCCAGAAGCGTCCGCCGCTCCCGCTCCAGGGCCTCGAGGAGGGGCTTCCTCAGGGCCTCCTTCTCCTCCTCCGCCCACCTCCTTCTCAGCTCCTCCGCCACCTCGGTGCGGGTGTGGGGGTCCTCCAAAAGCCGCCGCACCTCCCGGTAGAGGAGGGGGAGGTGGGCCTCCTCCAGGGGGGTTTCGGGGGTGAGGCCCATCCGGGCGGCGAGCTCCCTAAGGAGCTCGGGCCCGATCCCGTCCACCGCCTTCTGGACCTCCTTCAGGGGCTGGCCCAGGAGGGGGCGCAGGTCCTCCGGGGTTAGGGTCCTGGGGTCCAGCTTCTCGTAGGGGGGCGGGGGGGTGTAGGGGAGGCCGGGCCGGAGCTCCCGGTAGCGGTTCACCGCCCGGGTGATCACCCGGTCCACCCCCAGGATGGTGCCCTTCTCGTCCAGGAGGAGGAGGTTGGCGTTGCGGCCCGTGGCCTCAAAGACCAGGCGGTGGGGCGGCGTGTCCACGAAGCCCTTCTCCCCGGCGAAGTCCAAGAAGACCACCCGGTCCAGCTTGAGCTGCTCCGCCCGCACCAGGGGCCCCTTGAGCCGGGCCTCCAGCATTCTCTGGAAGGGGGTTTTGGCCTCCCCCAGAAGCCGCCCTTCCTCCAGGTAGAGGCCCGGCTTGGGGGGGCGGTAGTGGAGGACCAGGTTGGTGATCCGCCCCTCCTTCCCCTTCAGGAGGACGGCCAGGGTGCCCTCGTCCGGGAAGGCCAGGCCCAGGTTCTGGGCGGGGAGGCTTGGGAGCTCCCTTAAGAGGGCGTGGAGGAGGAGTCCTTCCATTTTCGCATCTGCACCAAAAAGGCGGTATGCCCCACCTGCTGGAAGCTGGGGTGGGCCACGGGGGGCCGGAGGTCCCAGGTGCGGTGCTGGACCTCCAGCACCTTCTCCAGGGCCAAGGGGTGGGCCTGGGCCCTTTCCAAAAGCTCCAGGACCTGGGTGATGTTGGGCAGGTAGGCCACCAGAAACCGGTCGGTCTTCAGGGCCCGGACCGCCTTCTCCAGGACGGTCCAGGGCTCCATCAGGTCCAGGGCCACCCCGTCAAACGCCTCCTCGGGGAGCTGGGCCTCCTCGAGCCCCCCCAAGAGAAAGTCCACGTTGTCCAGGTCAGAGAAGGCCCGGACGTTCTCCTGGGCCTGGCGGAGGTGGTGGGGCCGCTTCTCGTAGCTCACCACCCGGCCCTCCCGGCCCACCGCCCGGGAGAGGAAGAGGGTAAGCCCCCCGCTCCCCGTCCCCGCCTCCAGGACCCGGGCCCCGGGAAAGAGGTCCAGGAGCATCACCATGGCCGCCGCGTCCTTGGGGTAGGTGGGGGTGGCCGCCCGGCGCATGTGGAGGACGTACTCCTCCAGGCTCGGCCGGTGGACGGAAAGCGCCTCCCCCAGGTGGGTGCGCACCCTTCCCCCGAACCCTGCCCGCAGGATCTCCTCGTGGGGCACGTTGCCCCGGTGGTGGCCGAACACCCCCCCTTCCCTCAGCCTCAGGAGGTAGGCCCGGCCCTTGACGTCTTTCAGGAGCACCCACTCCCCGAAGCGCATACCTCCCTATCCTGGCACAGGCCGAGGGGTTTTGCGAGGTGAAGGCCCCACAGGACTTCCTAGCGGGCCAGCTCGAGGTAGGCCTCGTAGACCTCTTTCCGGTAGGGGTCGGGCAGGAGGAAGGGCCCCACGAAGACGGTGGGCGTCCCCTGAAGGCCGAGCGCCTCCGCCCGCTTGCGCTCCTCCATCACCCGGGCCCGGGCGGCCCCGTCCTTCAGGCAGGCGGAGAACTTCTCCTCGTCCAGGCCGAGCCGCCGGGCCAGGCCCAGGTACTCCCCCAAAGGGGACTGCATGAGGAGGTCGTGGTAGGGCCAGAAGGCCCCCTGCTCCGCCGCGCACTCGCTGGCGGTGGCGGCGGCCACCGCCTGGGGGTGGATCTCGTACAGGGGAAAGTGGCGGTAGGAGATGGAAAGCCGCCCCTTTTCGGCCTCCTTCTCCAACCAGGGCAGGACCTCGCGGAAGAGCTTGCGGCAGTAGGGGCACTCAAAGTCCGAAAAGACCCGGACGTAGACCCCCTTCCCTCCCAGGACGTGCCGGTCCGGGCCGAAGTCCTTCACCTCCACGGGGGCCAGGACCGCCCCCACCCGGCCCTTCTCCCTCAGGTCCAGCTCCAAAAGGGCGGAGGAGAGGCTTACCCGGATGAGCCGCCCCTCCAGGCCCTGGGCGTTTTGGGCGTACCAGCGGACGAAGGCCTCCGCCAGGCCCTTCTGTCCGGTGGCCGCCTCGAGGAACCGCCCCAGGGCGCCGGCGTTCATGGGCCCCAGGAAGCGCGCCCGGTAGAGGCGGCCGTTTTTCAGCTCCAGCTCCACCCGGCCGCCCGCGTAGGTTTCCTTGGCCCCCAGGGCGCGGTAGAAGGCCTCCGGAGGAAAGGCGATCTGGGCCAGGGCCAGGGCCAAAAAGGGGAGGAGGAAGAAGGCCCTCATACCTTGAAGAACCGCTCCACCGGCAGGACGAAGACCACGGCCCCGCCCACCTGGACCTCCACCGGCTGGGCCAGGAAGGGGTCGGGGGCCTCGGCCAGGGGCACCCCCGGGGTGACCAGGCGGGTCCGGGTGCGGCACTTCTCCCGGATGACCTCCAGGGCCTCCTCGAGCCGCTCGTCCTCCACGCCGATGAGGAGGGTGGTGTTCCCCTCCCGCAAAAACCCCCCCGTGGAGGCGAGCTTGGTGGACTGGAAGCCCCTCTCCAAAAGGGCCTTGGTCAGGCCGGGGGCGTCCGTGTCCTGGACGATGGCGAGGATGAGCTTCATTGGGCCTCAGTATACACCCGGTGCCAGGCCTGGAGGGGCTGGACGAGGGGAGGGGTTTTCCGGGCGGCCAGGATGGCCTTCAGGCTCCAAAGCGCCCCCTCCCGGGTGGTGATGAAGGGGAGGCCCCGCTCCACTGCCCGGCGGAGCTCCGCCTCGGGGGCGAAGGCCAGGAGGAGGTCGTAGTCCTCCCCCTCCGTCTTTTCAAAGCCCGCCTCGAGGTAGGCCCGCTCCACCTCCTCGGGCACGGCGATGAAGTGCACCTTCCCCGAGAGGGGAAGCCTCTGCCCGGCCCCCAGCTCCGCCTTGTAGTAGGCCAGGTAAGGGTCCTGGTCCAGGCCCATGCTCTCCCCGGTGGAGCGCATCTCCGGCCCCAGCCAGGGGATGACCCCGGGGAACTTGAGCCAGGGGATGACCACCTCCTTGACCGCGTAGTAGGGGGGCCGGGGGTCCAGCTCCCGCACCCCCAGCTCCTTCAGGGTCTTTCCCAGGGCGATCAGGGCCGCGAGCTTGGCCAGGGGCACCCCGATGGCCTTGGAGACGAAGGGCACGGTGCGGGAGGCCCGGGGGTTGGCCTCTAGGATGTAGACCTCCTCCCCCAGGACCGCGTACTGGACGTTCAGAAGCCCCCTCACCCCCAGGGCGAGGGCCAGGCGGCGGGTGTAGGCGCGCACCCGGTCCAGGACCTCCTCCGAGAGGCTCACCGGGGGCAGGATGGTGGCCGAGTCCCCCGAGTGGACCCCCGCCCGCTCCACGTGCTCCAAAATGCCCGCCACCATCACCTCCTCCCCGTCCGAGAGGGCGTCCACGTCCAGCTCCAGGGCCCCTTCCAGGTACTGGTCCAGGAGGATGGAGGGCTTTTCCGCGAGCTCCGCGTAGACCTCCTCCAGGTAGGCCTGGAGCTCCTCCGGGCTCCGGCAGACCTGCATGGCCCGTCCCCCCAGGACGTAGCTGGGCCGGACCATCAGGGGGTAGCCCAGCTCCTCCGCGAGCCGCAGGGCTTCCTCCGGGGTCTGGGCCACCCGGCCCTCGGGCTGGGGGATGCCCAGCTCCCGGCACAGGGCGTTGAAGGCCGCCCGGTCCTCCGCCTTGTGGATGGCCTCCGCCGGGGTGCCCAGAAGCCGCACCCCCGCCCGCTCCAGCCCCCGGGCCAGCTTCAGGGGGGTCTGCCCGCCCAAGGTGGCGATGACCCCCAGGGGCTTCTCGTGCTCCACCAGGTTCAGGACGTCCTCCAGGGTCAGGGGCTCAAAGTAGAGCCGGTCCGCGGTGTCGTAGTCGGTGGAGACGGTCTCGGGGTTGGAGTTCACCATGATGGTCTCGTACCCCGCCTCCCTCAGGGCCCAGACCGCGTGGACCGTGGCGTAGTCAAACTCCACCCCCTGCCCGATGCGGATGGGCCCCGAGCCCAGGATGACCACCTTGGGCTTCGGGGTGGGCCGGACCTCGTCCTCCAGCTCGTAGGTGGAGTAGTGGTAGGGGGTGTAGGCCTCAAACTCCGCGGCGCAGGTGTCCACCGTCTTGTAGACGGGCACCACGCCCAGGGCCTTCCGCTCCTTTCGCACCTCCTCCTCGCTCCGGCTCGTGAGCGCCCCCAGCTCCCGGTCGGAGAACCCCAGGCCCTTGAGCCAGGAGAAGCCCTCCTTGTCCCGGGGCCAGTACCCCCGCCTCACCTCGGCCTCGGCC
This region includes:
- a CDS encoding DsbA family protein, translated to MRAFFLLPFLALALAQIAFPPEAFYRALGAKETYAGGRVELELKNGRLYRARFLGPMNAGALGRFLEAATGQKGLAEAFVRWYAQNAQGLEGRLIRVSLSSALLELDLREKGRVGAVLAPVEVKDFGPDRHVLGGKGVYVRVFSDFECPYCRKLFREVLPWLEKEAEKGRLSISYRHFPLYEIHPQAVAAATASECAAEQGAFWPYHDLLMQSPLGEYLGLARRLGLDEEKFSACLKDGAARARVMEERKRAEALGLQGTPTVFVGPFLLPDPYRKEVYEAYLELAR
- a CDS encoding tRNA (adenine-N1)-methyltransferase; this encodes MRFGEWVLLKDVKGRAYLLRLREGGVFGHHRGNVPHEEILRAGFGGRVRTHLGEALSVHRPSLEEYVLHMRRAATPTYPKDAAAMVMLLDLFPGARVLEAGTGSGGLTLFLSRAVGREGRVVSYEKRPHHLRQAQENVRAFSDLDNVDFLLGGLEEAQLPEEAFDGVALDLMEPWTVLEKAVRALKTDRFLVAYLPNITQVLELLERAQAHPLALEKVLEVQHRTWDLRPPVAHPSFQQVGHTAFLVQMRKWKDSSSTPS
- a CDS encoding Rqc2 family fibronectin-binding protein encodes the protein MEGLLLHALLRELPSLPAQNLGLAFPDEGTLAVLLKGKEGRITNLVLHYRPPKPGLYLEEGRLLGEAKTPFQRMLEARLKGPLVRAEQLKLDRVVFLDFAGEKGFVDTPPHRLVFEATGRNANLLLLDEKGTILGVDRVITRAVNRYRELRPGLPYTPPPPYEKLDPRTLTPEDLRPLLGQPLKEVQKAVDGIGPELLRELAARMGLTPETPLEEAHLPLLYREVRRLLEDPHTRTEVAEELRRRWAEEEKEALRKPLLEALERERRTLLARLSDYRRALERLEEAEELRRKADVLMAHLHRVPRGAKEVVLEDFGGNPLRLELEAGLSPAENAQKLYERAKRLEALAERALDLIPRTEEALSELEREMERVRQAPLEELLRRERKKEEKPLGLRYTSPSGLSVWVGRNAKENDLLTRMAHSEDLWFHAQGVPGSHVILRTEGKNPPLEDLLFAARLAAYYSKARGERQVPVDYTRKKHVWRPRKAAPGQVLYTQAKTLFVEGTLPEGLGEG
- a CDS encoding cyclic-di-AMP receptor yields the protein MKLILAIVQDTDAPGLTKALLERGFQSTKLASTGGFLREGNTTLLIGVEDERLEEALEVIREKCRTRTRLVTPGVPLAEAPDPFLAQPVEVQVGGAVVFVLPVERFFKV
- the carB gene encoding carbamoyl-phosphate synthase large subunit, whose protein sequence is MPPRRDLKKILIIGSGPITIGQAAEFDYSGTQALKALKGAGYEVVLVNSNPATIMTDPDLAGATYLEPLTLEFLEKVIAKERPDALLPTLGGQTALNLSMALYEEGVLGRYGVELIGAKAEAIKKGEDREEFQKAMRKIGLEVPRGLMVRSLEEGLRFAQEVGYPVVVRPSFTLGGTGGGVARSEEELREVLGRGLRLSPVGTALVEESVLGWKEFELEVMRDHADTVVIITSIENFDPMGVHTGDSITVAPAQTLSDVEYQRMRDAARAIIREIGVDTGGSNIQFAVDPKTGRQVVIEMNPRVSRSSALASKATGFPIAKIAALLAVGYRLDELPNDITRKTPASFEPTIDYVVVKIPRFAFEKFKTLPNLLGGLKDELGTQMRSVGEVMAIGRTFKEALMKALRGLEADVRKELLGLSTQALYGLLYPNPNRIHALFELLRRGEKVEDLHRETGIDPWFLHQLEEIVQAEAEVRRGYWPRDKEGFSWLKGLGFSDRELGALTSRSEEEVRKERKALGVVPVYKTVDTCAAEFEAYTPYHYSTYELEDEVRPTPKPKVVILGSGPIRIGQGVEFDYATVHAVWALREAGYETIMVNSNPETVSTDYDTADRLYFEPLTLEDVLNLVEHEKPLGVIATLGGQTPLKLARGLERAGVRLLGTPAEAIHKAEDRAAFNALCRELGIPQPEGRVAQTPEEALRLAEELGYPLMVRPSYVLGGRAMQVCRSPEELQAYLEEVYAELAEKPSILLDQYLEGALELDVDALSDGEEVMVAGILEHVERAGVHSGDSATILPPVSLSEEVLDRVRAYTRRLALALGVRGLLNVQYAVLGEEVYILEANPRASRTVPFVSKAIGVPLAKLAALIALGKTLKELGVRELDPRPPYYAVKEVVIPWLKFPGVIPWLGPEMRSTGESMGLDQDPYLAYYKAELGAGQRLPLSGKVHFIAVPEEVERAYLEAGFEKTEGEDYDLLLAFAPEAELRRAVERGLPFITTREGALWSLKAILAARKTPPLVQPLQAWHRVYTEAQ
- the panD gene encoding aspartate 1-decarboxylase, producing the protein MFHAKIHRATVTQADLHYVGSVTVDQDLLDAAGILPYEQVDIYDITNGARLTTYALPGPRGSGVVQINGAAAHLVKPKDLVILVAYGVFDEEEARGLRPTVVLVDEKNRILEVRRG